A window from Sinorhizobium fredii encodes these proteins:
- a CDS encoding DUF1638 domain-containing protein produces MENAPSARERAQPKKVHVIGCGAIAREILAICVANKLDHIELNCLPAIWHNTPEKIVPGLRDAIARARSDGFERIFIAYADCGTGGLIDRLCEEEGVERIPGPHCYSFFAGNADFAARWDDDLTAFFLTDFLARQFEAFVVEPLGLDRHPELRDMYFGHYRKLVYLSQVEDEALKEKARRAADYLGLAYEYRFTGYGDLSRSLIEA; encoded by the coding sequence ATGGAAAACGCACCGTCGGCAAGAGAACGTGCACAGCCAAAGAAAGTTCACGTCATTGGTTGCGGCGCCATCGCGCGTGAAATTCTTGCGATCTGCGTGGCCAACAAGCTCGACCATATCGAGCTCAACTGTCTTCCCGCCATCTGGCACAACACGCCGGAAAAGATCGTGCCGGGCCTTCGCGACGCGATCGCCCGCGCCCGTTCCGACGGCTTCGAGCGCATCTTCATCGCCTATGCCGATTGCGGTACGGGCGGTCTCATCGATCGGCTCTGCGAGGAGGAAGGCGTCGAGCGGATTCCCGGCCCGCACTGCTATTCCTTCTTCGCCGGCAATGCGGATTTCGCCGCCCGTTGGGACGACGACCTCACGGCCTTCTTTCTCACCGACTTCCTCGCCCGCCAGTTCGAAGCATTCGTCGTCGAGCCGCTCGGCCTCGACCGGCATCCGGAACTGCGCGACATGTATTTCGGGCACTACCGCAAGCTCGTCTATCTATCGCAGGTGGAAGACGAGGCCCTCAAGGAGAAGGCCCGCCGCGCCGCCGACTATCTCGGCCTCGCCTATGAGTACCGCTTTACCGGCTACGGCGATCTCAGCCGGTCGTTGATTGAGGCGTAA
- a CDS encoding formyl transferase gives MYRSQSALTESETSTAASTGRRIVVVTAGGDNPNILINALAARFPDIVVLQEQPESKALFVRRRARKLGWATALGQLAMMIASRFRKRLTRRRAAEILRSYGVSVDKPPSIPVHQIASINDAEGRARLTALQPAVVFLVSCRMLKPATLATIPCPVLNFHAGINPQYRGLMGGYWALVGNDLENFGATVHLVDEGVDTGRILYQSRQIPSRADTIHTYPLLQTAASTDIAIRAVEDALAGYLRPFDIAAPSRQWYHPPVWAWLWNGLRRGIW, from the coding sequence ATGTACCGATCGCAAAGCGCCCTCACGGAAAGTGAAACGTCAACGGCCGCCTCGACCGGCCGGCGCATCGTCGTCGTTACCGCAGGGGGCGACAATCCGAACATCCTGATCAATGCGCTTGCCGCCCGCTTTCCCGACATCGTCGTCCTGCAGGAGCAGCCGGAATCCAAGGCGCTCTTCGTCAGACGGCGGGCTCGGAAGCTCGGATGGGCGACGGCTTTGGGCCAGCTCGCCATGATGATCGCCTCGCGTTTCCGCAAACGGCTCACGCGCCGGCGGGCGGCCGAAATCCTGCGCAGCTACGGCGTGTCTGTCGACAAGCCCCCCTCCATCCCGGTGCACCAGATCGCTTCGATCAACGATGCCGAAGGCCGCGCACGGCTGACGGCGCTTCAGCCCGCCGTCGTCTTTCTCGTCAGTTGCCGGATGCTGAAGCCCGCAACGCTGGCAACAATCCCCTGCCCCGTCCTGAACTTCCATGCGGGCATCAATCCGCAGTATCGCGGACTGATGGGCGGCTACTGGGCGCTCGTCGGCAATGATTTGGAGAATTTCGGCGCGACCGTTCATCTCGTCGATGAGGGCGTCGATACCGGCCGCATTCTTTACCAGTCGCGGCAGATACCAAGCCGCGCCGATACGATCCATACCTATCCGCTGCTCCAGACAGCCGCCTCGACCGACATTGCGATCAGGGCGGTCGAGGACGCGCTCGCCGGATACCTCCGACCCTTCGATATCGCCGCTCCGTCGCGGCAATGGTATCATCCGCCGGTCTGGGCTTGGCTTTGGAATGGCCTGCGACGCGGGATCTGGTAA
- a CDS encoding virulence factor, giving the protein MADRIIVYWRDIPAQVIIKQGRKSAKRELSLRFTEAIDMCAMRTGAAETDDYLAEWRRADPVPVSDDLEAEADKAAAELEAAYDRERLVALVKAGGRDNA; this is encoded by the coding sequence ATGGCAGACCGCATCATCGTCTACTGGCGCGATATCCCCGCCCAGGTCATCATCAAACAGGGCCGCAAGAGTGCCAAGCGAGAGCTTTCGCTGCGCTTCACCGAGGCGATCGACATGTGCGCCATGCGGACCGGCGCTGCCGAGACCGACGACTACCTGGCCGAATGGCGCAGGGCCGATCCGGTCCCGGTTTCAGACGATCTCGAGGCGGAGGCCGACAAGGCAGCAGCCGAACTGGAGGCCGCCTACGACAGGGAGCGGCTCGTTGCACTCGTCAAAGCCGGAGGGCGGGACAATGCCTGA
- a CDS encoding methylenetetrahydrofolate reductase C-terminal domain-containing protein: MPDPKVVTGNAESAKKAATGAYTPTNVSPSRRSRHKYTVRLWAVRHSRFLEWFYNRFADMFLMLHPLWNAIGYNRVERPVTFVERHVKGFLFDCRMCGQCALSSTGMSCPMNCPKQLRNGPCGGVRANGNCEVEPDMPCVWVQAWKGSQNMVKGNAIMNVQKPVNQSLRETSSWLRVTAEAAALEEAKKEGQR, encoded by the coding sequence ATGCCTGACCCCAAGGTCGTCACCGGCAACGCCGAATCCGCCAAGAAGGCGGCCACGGGCGCCTATACGCCGACAAATGTCTCGCCGAGCCGCCGCTCGCGCCACAAATACACGGTCCGGCTCTGGGCGGTCCGCCATTCGCGCTTTCTCGAATGGTTCTACAACCGCTTTGCCGACATGTTCCTGATGCTCCATCCGCTCTGGAACGCCATCGGCTACAACCGCGTCGAGCGGCCGGTGACCTTCGTCGAACGCCACGTCAAGGGTTTCCTCTTCGACTGTCGCATGTGCGGCCAGTGCGCGCTGTCCTCGACCGGCATGTCCTGCCCGATGAACTGTCCGAAGCAGCTCCGCAACGGCCCCTGCGGCGGCGTCCGTGCCAACGGCAACTGCGAGGTCGAACCGGATATGCCCTGTGTCTGGGTGCAAGCGTGGAAGGGTTCGCAGAACATGGTGAAGGGCAACGCGATCATGAATGTCCAGAAACCGGTCAACCAATCGCTGCGAGAAACCTCGTCGTGGTTGCGGGTGACGGCCGAGGCCGCGGCTCTCGAAGAGGCGAAGAAGGAAGGCCAGAGATGA
- a CDS encoding methylenetetrahydrofolate reductase — protein sequence MSPDINPFDPGAPLDPLPGHSSRGRLERVLRRGEFAVTAELNPPDSANPQDVYERAAIFDGWVDGINAVDASGANCHMSSVGICALLTRMGYAPIMQIACRDKNRIAIQGDVLGASAMGVQNIMCLTGDGVQAGDQPGAKPVFDLDCMSLLETVRIMRDNSKFLSGRKLTTPPQVFLGAAINPFAPPYDFRPYRLAKKIEAGAQFVQSQYCFDVPMFREYMKKVRDLGLHEKCFILVGVGPMASAKTARWIRSNVPGIHIPDSIITRLEGAQDQKKEGKQLCIDIINEVKEIEGVSGVHVMAYRQEEYVAEIVHESGVLKGRKPWKHEATPTETLVAERLEHLRGGIEENQQQMAEAAAHHPH from the coding sequence ATGAGCCCGGATATCAACCCCTTCGACCCCGGTGCGCCGCTCGACCCCCTGCCCGGCCATTCTTCGCGCGGCCGGCTGGAGCGGGTGCTGCGCCGCGGCGAATTTGCCGTCACGGCCGAGCTTAATCCGCCAGACAGCGCCAATCCCCAGGACGTCTACGAACGGGCAGCGATCTTCGACGGCTGGGTGGACGGCATCAACGCCGTCGACGCCTCGGGCGCCAACTGCCACATGTCGTCGGTCGGTATTTGTGCGCTGCTGACGCGCATGGGCTATGCGCCGATCATGCAGATCGCCTGCCGCGACAAGAACCGCATCGCCATCCAGGGCGACGTGCTCGGCGCCTCGGCCATGGGCGTGCAGAACATCATGTGCCTGACAGGCGACGGTGTGCAGGCCGGCGACCAGCCGGGTGCCAAGCCCGTCTTCGACCTCGACTGCATGTCGCTGCTCGAGACCGTCAGGATCATGCGCGACAATTCGAAATTCCTCTCCGGCCGCAAGCTGACGACGCCGCCGCAGGTTTTCCTCGGCGCCGCGATCAACCCCTTTGCGCCGCCTTACGATTTCCGGCCCTACCGGCTGGCAAAGAAGATCGAAGCGGGCGCCCAATTCGTCCAGAGCCAGTACTGCTTCGACGTGCCGATGTTCCGCGAGTACATGAAGAAGGTGCGCGACCTCGGCCTGCACGAGAAATGCTTCATCCTCGTCGGCGTCGGCCCGATGGCCTCGGCCAAGACCGCACGCTGGATCCGCTCCAACGTGCCGGGCATCCATATTCCCGATTCGATCATCACGCGCCTTGAAGGCGCCCAGGACCAGAAGAAGGAAGGCAAGCAGCTCTGCATCGACATCATCAACGAGGTGAAGGAGATCGAGGGCGTTTCGGGCGTGCACGTGATGGCCTATCGCCAGGAGGAATATGTGGCGGAGATCGTCCACGAGTCCGGCGTCCTGAAGGGTCGCAAGCCATGGAAACACGAAGCGACGCCGACGGAAACGCTTGTGGCCGAGCGGCTCGAGCATCTTCGCGGGGGCATCGAGGAAAACCAGCAGCAGATGGCGGAGGCCGCCGCACACCATCCGCATTGA
- a CDS encoding methyltetrahydrofolate cobalamin methyltransferase, translating into MTRTIVASATREIVIGFDQPFCVIGERINPTGRKKLAAEMIEGNFETVIKDALEQVAAGATMLDVNAGVTAVNPNETEPPLLVKTLEIVQGLVDVPLSIDSSVTAAIEAGLRVAKGRPLVNSVTGEEEKLEAILPLVKKYDVPVVAISNDETGISMDPDVRFAVAKKIVERAMDHGIKPHDIVVDPLVMPIGALGDAGRQVFALLRRLREELKVNTTCGLSNISFGLPHRHGINAGFIPMVIGAGMTSAIMNPCRPQEMEAVRAANVLNGTDANCTNWIMTYRDHKPAEGGHVAAAAAPAAGGGRRGGRAARAGAAAVRE; encoded by the coding sequence ATGACCCGCACCATCGTCGCTTCCGCCACCCGCGAGATCGTCATCGGCTTCGACCAGCCCTTCTGCGTCATCGGCGAGCGCATCAATCCGACCGGCCGCAAGAAGCTCGCCGCCGAAATGATCGAGGGCAACTTCGAGACGGTCATCAAGGACGCGCTGGAGCAGGTTGCCGCGGGTGCGACCATGCTCGACGTCAATGCGGGCGTGACAGCTGTCAACCCGAACGAGACCGAACCGCCGCTGCTCGTCAAGACGCTGGAAATCGTCCAGGGCCTCGTCGATGTACCGCTGTCGATCGACAGCTCGGTAACGGCGGCGATCGAAGCCGGCCTGCGCGTTGCCAAGGGCCGCCCGCTCGTCAACTCGGTCACCGGCGAAGAGGAAAAGCTGGAAGCGATCCTTCCGCTCGTTAAGAAGTACGACGTTCCGGTTGTCGCGATCTCAAATGACGAGACCGGCATTTCCATGGATCCCGACGTCCGCTTTGCTGTCGCCAAGAAGATCGTCGAGCGCGCCATGGATCACGGCATCAAGCCGCACGACATCGTCGTCGATCCGCTCGTCATGCCGATCGGCGCCCTGGGCGATGCTGGCCGGCAGGTCTTCGCGCTGCTCCGCCGCCTGCGTGAAGAGCTCAAGGTCAACACCACCTGCGGCCTTTCCAACATCTCCTTCGGCCTGCCGCATCGCCACGGCATCAATGCCGGCTTCATTCCGATGGTAATCGGTGCCGGCATGACGTCGGCAATCATGAACCCCTGCCGCCCGCAGGAAATGGAAGCGGTGCGCGCCGCGAACGTCTTGAACGGTACCGACGCTAACTGCACCAACTGGATCATGACCTATCGCGACCACAAGCCGGCCGAAGGCGGACATGTGGCGGCCGCCGCGGCACCGGCTGCCGGCGGTGGACGTCGTGGCGGACGTGCGGCGCGGGCTGGCGCCGCAGCGGTGCGAGAGTAA
- a CDS encoding ASKHA domain-containing protein, with protein sequence MRIESTSEIETNMTEAAQKDPLVLFMPSGKRGRFPVGTPVLDAARKLGVYVESVCGGRATCGRCQVSVQEGNFAKHKIVSSNEHLSPIGPKEQRYATVRELPDGRRLSCSAQILGDLVIDVPQDTVINAQVVRKAATDRLIERNAAVQLCYVEVDEPDMHKPLGDLDRMKAVLEKDWGWKDLLIAPHLIPQVQGILRKGNWAVTAAIHRDMDSSRPFIVGLWPGLKNEAYGIACDIGSTTIAMHLVSLLSGRIVASSGASNPQIRFGEDLMSRVSYVMMNPDGREAMTKAVREAVNRLIGKVCSEGGVDRHDILDMVVVGNPIMHHLFLGIDPTELGQAPFALAVSGALQYWAHEIDIEVNRGARLYMLPCIAGHVGADAAGATLSEGPHRQDKMMLLVDVGTNAEIVLGNRARVVAASSPTGPAFEGAEISSGQRAAPGAIERVRIDPETLEPRFRVIGVDKWSDEEGFGEAAAAVGVTGICGSAIIEVVAEMYLTGIISQDGVVDGAMAAKSSRIVPNGRTFSYLLHDGEPRITVTQNDIRAIQLAKAALYAGIKLLMEKQGVEHVDTIRFAGAFGSFIDPKYAMVLGLIPDCDLAEVKAVGNAAGTGALMALLNRGHRREIEETVRKIEKIETALESKFQEHFVNAMAMPNKVDAFPKLSEVVALPERKALADDGEGGGRRRRRSRE encoded by the coding sequence ATGCGCATCGAAAGCACTTCCGAAATCGAGACCAATATGACCGAAGCCGCGCAGAAGGATCCTCTGGTGCTTTTCATGCCTTCGGGCAAGCGCGGCCGCTTCCCGGTCGGCACCCCAGTGCTCGATGCTGCGCGCAAGCTTGGCGTTTATGTCGAAAGCGTCTGCGGCGGCCGCGCCACCTGCGGACGCTGTCAGGTGTCCGTGCAGGAAGGCAATTTCGCCAAGCACAAGATCGTTTCCTCGAACGAACACCTCTCCCCGATCGGCCCCAAGGAGCAGCGCTACGCCACGGTGCGCGAACTGCCCGATGGTCGTCGCCTCTCCTGCTCGGCGCAGATCCTCGGCGATCTCGTCATCGACGTGCCGCAGGATACCGTCATCAATGCCCAGGTGGTGCGCAAGGCCGCAACCGACCGGTTGATCGAGCGCAATGCCGCCGTCCAGCTCTGCTATGTCGAAGTGGACGAGCCGGACATGCACAAGCCGCTCGGCGATCTCGACCGGATGAAGGCGGTTCTGGAGAAAGACTGGGGCTGGAAGGATCTGCTGATCGCGCCGCACCTGATCCCGCAGGTTCAGGGCATCCTGCGCAAGGGCAACTGGGCGGTGACCGCCGCGATCCATCGGGACATGGATTCCTCCCGCCCCTTCATCGTCGGCCTTTGGCCGGGATTGAAGAACGAGGCCTATGGAATAGCCTGCGACATCGGCTCGACGACGATCGCCATGCACCTGGTGTCGCTGCTCTCCGGCCGAATCGTTGCCTCTTCGGGCGCATCGAACCCGCAGATCCGCTTCGGCGAGGATCTGATGAGCCGCGTCTCCTATGTGATGATGAACCCGGATGGCCGCGAGGCGATGACCAAGGCCGTGCGGGAAGCGGTGAACAGGCTGATCGGCAAGGTCTGCAGCGAAGGCGGCGTCGATCGGCACGACATCCTCGACATGGTGGTCGTCGGCAACCCGATCATGCATCACCTTTTCCTCGGCATTGACCCGACGGAACTCGGCCAAGCGCCCTTCGCACTCGCGGTTTCTGGCGCGCTGCAATATTGGGCGCATGAGATCGACATCGAGGTCAATCGCGGCGCGAGGCTCTATATGCTCCCCTGCATCGCCGGACATGTCGGGGCGGATGCGGCCGGCGCGACGCTTTCGGAGGGTCCGCATCGCCAGGACAAGATGATGCTGCTCGTCGATGTCGGTACCAATGCCGAAATCGTCCTCGGCAACCGCGCCCGCGTCGTCGCCGCCTCCTCGCCGACGGGCCCGGCGTTCGAGGGAGCTGAAATTTCCTCCGGCCAACGCGCCGCACCCGGCGCGATCGAGCGCGTCCGCATCGACCCGGAGACACTCGAGCCACGCTTCCGCGTCATCGGTGTTGACAAGTGGTCGGACGAGGAGGGCTTCGGCGAGGCCGCCGCAGCGGTGGGCGTTACCGGGATCTGCGGCTCGGCGATCATCGAGGTGGTCGCTGAAATGTATCTCACCGGCATCATCTCGCAGGACGGCGTCGTCGACGGTGCGATGGCTGCTAAAAGCTCGCGTATCGTTCCGAACGGCCGCACCTTCTCCTACCTGCTGCATGACGGCGAACCGCGCATCACCGTGACGCAGAACGACATCCGAGCGATCCAACTCGCCAAGGCTGCGCTCTATGCCGGCATCAAGCTCTTGATGGAAAAGCAGGGCGTCGAGCATGTCGACACGATCCGCTTTGCCGGCGCCTTCGGCTCCTTCATCGATCCGAAATACGCCATGGTGCTCGGCCTGATCCCGGATTGCGACCTCGCCGAGGTGAAGGCAGTCGGAAATGCCGCCGGCACCGGCGCCCTTATGGCCCTCCTCAACCGCGGTCACCGCCGCGAGATCGAGGAAACCGTGAGAAAGATCGAGAAGATAGAAACGGCTCTTGAATCGAAATTTCAGGAGCACTTCGTCAACGCCATGGCGATGCCGAACAAGGTCGACGCCTTTCCGAAGCTCTCCGAGGTCGTGGCGCTACCGGAGCGCAAGGCGCTGGCCGATGACGGCGAAGGCGGTGGGCGCAGAAGGCGCAGGAGCCGGGAGTAG
- a CDS encoding SRPBCC family protein, which yields MHRIEPVPVRKSVAVRTSPQKAFEFFVNGMGGWWIKEHSLTESGQKTVIVEARAGGRWYEVGNAGEEREWGRVITCDPPHRILLAWQLNADFDFEPKFQTEVEVWFEAKGEGETIVTLEHRDLGNYGVKAEDLRGVLDSEKGWGGLLASFAAKVA from the coding sequence ATGCACAGGATCGAACCGGTCCCGGTCCGCAAATCGGTTGCCGTCCGCACGTCTCCGCAGAAGGCCTTCGAGTTCTTCGTGAACGGCATGGGTGGCTGGTGGATCAAAGAGCACAGCCTGACGGAGTCCGGACAGAAGACGGTGATCGTCGAGGCCAGAGCGGGCGGCAGATGGTACGAAGTCGGGAATGCCGGCGAGGAGCGCGAATGGGGCCGCGTCATCACCTGCGATCCGCCGCACCGCATTCTTCTCGCTTGGCAGCTCAACGCCGATTTCGACTTCGAGCCGAAATTCCAGACGGAAGTCGAAGTCTGGTTCGAGGCGAAGGGCGAAGGCGAGACGATCGTCACGCTGGAGCACCGCGATCTTGGCAATTATGGCGTTAAGGCCGAGGATCTGCGCGGCGTGCTCGACTCTGAAAAAGGATGGGGTGGGTTGCTGGCGTCGTTTGCCGCGAAGGTGGCATAA
- a CDS encoding ArsR/SmtB family transcription factor, with translation MTYEARVFAALADPTRRAIFERLAARGQSVSELSRTMPVSQPAISQHLKVLKETRLIREEPAGVRRIYSIDPVGLGPLRQWLDRFWTDQLAAFKSNVEAAADQDKD, from the coding sequence ATGACTTATGAAGCTAGAGTCTTTGCTGCGCTGGCCGATCCGACACGAAGGGCGATTTTCGAGCGCCTTGCAGCGCGTGGGCAGTCCGTTTCCGAACTGTCGCGCACCATGCCCGTATCGCAACCGGCGATCTCGCAGCACCTGAAGGTCTTGAAGGAAACACGGCTCATTCGTGAGGAACCCGCGGGGGTGCGGCGGATCTACTCCATCGATCCCGTTGGGTTGGGACCCTTGCGGCAGTGGCTGGACCGCTTCTGGACTGACCAACTCGCCGCCTTCAAATCCAATGTCGAAGCGGCGGCCGATCAGGATAAAGACTGA
- a CDS encoding LysR substrate-binding domain-containing protein, which yields MNMILRHALPLLEMDVLKTFVAIAETGNFTTAAEAVYRTPSAVSMQIKKLEETLGCTLFLRDARSVSLTPKGELLLGFARRLLSLNNETVSRFLLPDMNGVVRVGAPEDVGERILPDVLKRFAETYPNVTVDVSIGMSNAMRKRVDEHRLDIAIYNSLSDEASKDGEILMQEKLVWAGAKCGNAHLRDPLPVSMWEDGCVWRADAVEKLSRAGRKFRVAFLSAYTTGQRAAVRAGLAIAPLPRYLVQGEMVQLGERDGLPDLGHYDIGLKVVEDAPAPVLAVAEHVREAFAELQLHTGRMAEAV from the coding sequence ATGAACATGATCCTGCGCCACGCGCTTCCGCTTCTCGAAATGGATGTGTTGAAGACCTTCGTCGCCATTGCCGAAACCGGCAATTTCACGACTGCGGCCGAAGCCGTGTACCGCACACCCTCCGCGGTCTCGATGCAGATCAAGAAGCTCGAAGAGACGCTGGGCTGCACGCTTTTCCTGCGCGACGCGCGGTCTGTCTCATTGACGCCGAAGGGCGAGTTGCTGCTCGGCTTCGCCCGCCGGCTCCTGTCGCTCAACAACGAGACCGTGTCTCGCTTCCTGCTGCCCGACATGAACGGCGTCGTCCGCGTCGGCGCGCCGGAAGATGTGGGCGAGCGCATCCTTCCGGATGTGCTGAAGCGTTTTGCCGAGACCTACCCGAATGTCACGGTCGACGTGTCGATCGGGATGAGCAACGCCATGCGCAAGCGGGTCGACGAGCACCGGCTCGACATTGCCATTTATAACAGCCTTTCCGACGAGGCGTCCAAGGACGGCGAAATCCTGATGCAGGAAAAGCTGGTTTGGGCCGGGGCCAAGTGCGGCAACGCGCATCTGCGCGATCCCCTGCCGGTGTCGATGTGGGAGGACGGATGCGTATGGCGCGCCGATGCGGTCGAGAAGCTGTCGCGGGCCGGGCGCAAATTCCGCGTGGCGTTCCTGAGCGCCTATACGACGGGACAACGTGCTGCGGTGCGCGCCGGCCTCGCGATCGCGCCGCTGCCGCGCTATCTAGTCCAAGGGGAGATGGTGCAGCTCGGCGAGCGAGACGGGCTGCCCGATCTCGGCCATTACGATATCGGGCTGAAGGTGGTTGAGGATGCACCGGCACCGGTACTGGCGGTTGCCGAACACGTCCGTGAGGCTTTCGCCGAACTCCAACTGCATACGGGCAGGATGGCCGAGGCCGTTTAG
- a CDS encoding GlxA family transcriptional regulator gives MNKPLTKKRSLVFFLVPNFSMLPFSAAIETLRIANRMLGYEAYTWRLASTDGQKVFSSAGIALEVNTSLADERKFLAGENRPSMVLVCSGVYVEEFQNKSVNAWLREVYNRGIAVGSLCTGAHVLASAGLLTGKRCAIHWENLPGFSESFPQAEVYADLYEIDSNIYTCAGGTASLDMMLNLIDQDFGESLVNRVCEQALTDRVRGPHDRQRLPLRARLGVQNAKVLSIIELMEANLSEPLSLLEIAESADLSRRQIERLFRQEMGRSPARYYLEIRLDRARHLLIQSSMPVVEVAVACGFVSASHFSKCYRELYNRSPQQERAERKLTLQMAR, from the coding sequence ATGAACAAGCCTCTGACCAAAAAGCGCTCGCTCGTCTTCTTTCTGGTGCCGAACTTTTCAATGCTGCCCTTCTCCGCGGCGATAGAAACGCTTCGCATCGCCAACCGCATGCTCGGCTACGAGGCTTACACCTGGCGCCTCGCCTCAACCGACGGTCAGAAGGTCTTTTCCTCGGCCGGCATTGCCCTCGAGGTCAACACCTCGCTTGCGGACGAGCGCAAGTTCCTGGCAGGCGAAAACCGCCCCTCCATGGTGCTTGTCTGTTCGGGCGTCTATGTCGAGGAGTTCCAGAACAAATCGGTCAATGCCTGGCTGCGCGAGGTCTACAATCGCGGCATCGCCGTTGGAAGCCTCTGTACGGGCGCCCATGTGCTGGCCTCCGCGGGCCTGCTCACGGGCAAGCGCTGCGCCATCCACTGGGAAAATTTGCCCGGCTTTTCCGAGAGCTTCCCGCAGGCGGAGGTATATGCCGACCTGTACGAGATCGACAGCAACATCTACACCTGCGCGGGCGGCACCGCTTCGCTTGACATGATGCTGAACCTGATCGACCAGGATTTTGGCGAAAGCCTCGTCAACCGGGTCTGCGAGCAGGCCTTGACCGATCGCGTGCGCGGTCCGCATGACCGCCAGCGGCTTCCACTGCGCGCCCGCCTGGGGGTCCAGAACGCCAAGGTCCTCTCGATCATCGAACTGATGGAAGCGAACCTCTCAGAGCCGCTCTCGCTCCTCGAAATCGCCGAAAGCGCCGACCTGTCGCGCCGCCAGATCGAGCGGCTGTTCCGACAGGAGATGGGCCGCTCGCCGGCGCGCTATTACCTGGAGATTCGCCTTGACCGCGCACGGCATCTGCTGATCCAGTCGTCGATGCCGGTGGTCGAGGTGGCCGTCGCCTGCGGTTTCGTGTCCGCCTCGCACTTCTCCAAGTGTTATCGCGAACTTTACAACCGCTCGCCGCAACAGGAGCGCGCCGAGCGCAAGCTGACGCTGCAGATGGCGCGCTGA
- a CDS encoding GGDEF domain-containing protein: MRLRRASGRANHIQKHRDKRLLLVEDSRMFAAALKHGLELTHGINVAHCASLAAVKAEVAAAEEWVFSLAVLDLNLPDAPNCEALDFILANNVPAIVFTAAFNDSTRDQILNRGVADCIVKNEPESIERLIAAVDRVLTKGRTNVLLVDSCAASREQMAGVLRRGLFAVIETSEAWEALQVLDQGGAVDVVVTDTGLADLAGLALLEEVRKRQGEDAVPIIGLSEQGDARLAARFFEAGGADFIRKPFLEAEFSGRVRHAAMLQKRIQALKLAAASDYLTGIFNRRHFFMTGPRLVDQYLRRGEGTSIAVLDIDHFKRLNDTYGHEIGDLVLKHVARQLKTLVGEEHLLARLGGEEFGILFDGHGVRDAFAFCEKLRAELAKTKIVADDEELAITVSIGLATIEAPEAFENYLHAADQFLYMAKHAGRNRVISELTLLDALAS; encoded by the coding sequence GTGAGATTGCGCCGCGCGTCGGGACGGGCGAACCATATTCAGAAGCACCGCGACAAGCGTCTGCTGCTCGTCGAGGATTCACGGATGTTCGCGGCCGCTCTCAAACACGGGCTGGAGCTTACGCACGGAATAAATGTCGCCCATTGCGCCTCGCTCGCCGCGGTGAAGGCCGAGGTTGCTGCGGCGGAGGAGTGGGTGTTTTCGCTCGCGGTCCTCGATCTCAACCTGCCCGACGCCCCGAATTGCGAGGCCTTGGACTTCATTCTGGCGAACAATGTCCCGGCAATCGTCTTCACCGCCGCCTTCAACGACAGCACCCGCGATCAGATCCTCAACCGGGGCGTTGCCGATTGCATCGTCAAGAACGAGCCAGAGTCGATCGAGCGGCTGATCGCGGCGGTCGACCGGGTCCTCACCAAGGGGCGAACCAATGTGCTGCTGGTGGATTCCTGTGCGGCCTCGCGGGAGCAGATGGCAGGCGTCCTGCGGCGGGGGCTATTTGCGGTGATCGAGACGTCGGAAGCGTGGGAAGCATTGCAGGTCCTGGACCAGGGCGGGGCAGTCGACGTGGTCGTCACCGATACAGGTCTTGCCGACCTTGCCGGTCTCGCCCTGCTCGAAGAAGTGCGCAAGCGCCAGGGCGAGGATGCCGTACCGATCATCGGTCTCTCGGAACAGGGCGATGCACGACTCGCTGCGCGCTTCTTCGAGGCCGGCGGCGCGGATTTCATCCGCAAGCCTTTCCTCGAGGCTGAGTTCAGCGGCCGCGTTCGGCACGCCGCCATGCTTCAGAAGCGCATTCAGGCCCTGAAACTCGCAGCGGCCAGCGACTACCTGACGGGAATCTTCAACCGCCGCCATTTCTTCATGACCGGCCCGCGCCTGGTTGATCAATATTTACGACGCGGCGAAGGGACCTCGATCGCCGTCCTCGACATCGACCATTTCAAACGCTTGAACGACACCTACGGCCACGAGATCGGCGATCTCGTATTGAAGCATGTCGCCCGGCAATTAAAGACTCTCGTTGGAGAGGAGCATCTCCTGGCGCGGCTCGGCGGCGAGGAGTTCGGTATCCTGTTCGATGGCCACGGCGTGCGCGACGCATTCGCCTTTTGTGAAAAACTGCGGGCGGAACTGGCGAAGACGAAGATCGTCGCCGACGATGAGGAGCTGGCGATCACCGTCTCGATCGGTCTTGCGACGATCGAGGCGCCGGAAGCCTTCGAGAACTACCTGCACGCCGCCGACCAGTTTCTCTATATGGCGAAACACGCCGGGCGAAACCGCGTCATTTCCGAGCTGACGCTGCTCGATGCGCTGGCGTCGTGA